The Christiangramia flava JLT2011 genome has a segment encoding these proteins:
- a CDS encoding energy transducer TonB encodes MLPKKNPKADLSRNSLIFFQIGLIVMLGISYLAIEWHFDSRPAVDLQQLDMETERIVDVPVTELREKLPPPPPPPPAPEVIEVIEDNSVLEESTIQSTETNLNDKIEVVEVTDIKEEKIAEEIEDVPFVIIANVPVYPGCENQKGNDAKKQCMSGKIQELVKREFRTELSAELGLKGINKIYVIFRINDKGDVENIQARGPHPALEAEAERVVKLIPKMEPGRQRDRAVGVLYTLPIIFEVRNQSI; translated from the coding sequence ATGTTACCCAAAAAAAATCCCAAAGCCGATCTCAGCCGAAACAGCCTGATCTTTTTCCAGATCGGGCTAATCGTCATGCTGGGTATTTCTTATCTGGCCATCGAATGGCATTTTGATAGTCGGCCTGCGGTAGATCTGCAGCAACTCGATATGGAAACAGAACGAATCGTGGATGTACCGGTGACCGAATTACGGGAAAAACTTCCTCCGCCACCCCCACCGCCTCCAGCCCCGGAAGTGATTGAAGTGATTGAGGACAATTCCGTGTTAGAAGAAAGCACTATTCAGTCTACTGAAACCAACCTGAACGATAAGATCGAAGTGGTGGAGGTGACCGATATTAAAGAAGAAAAGATCGCAGAAGAGATCGAAGATGTGCCTTTTGTGATCATTGCCAATGTCCCGGTTTACCCGGGTTGTGAAAACCAAAAAGGCAATGACGCGAAAAAACAATGTATGTCTGGTAAGATCCAGGAACTGGTCAAGAGAGAATTCAGAACAGAACTGAGTGCGGAACTGGGGCTTAAAGGCATTAACAAAATTTACGTGATCTTCCGCATCAATGACAAAGGCGATGTAGAGAATATCCAGGCGAGAGGTCCACATCCTGCGCTGGAGGCAGAGGCCGAAAGGGTAGTGAAACTCATCCCGAAGATGGAACCGGGAAGACAACGTGATCGTGCGGTTGGAGTGCTGTACACCTTGCCCATCATTTTTGAAGTAAGAAACCAATCTATTTAA
- a CDS encoding RNA polymerase sigma factor — protein MNKKEHFTKAIKEHEGLIYKVTFLYTDSLQDREDLYQEIVFQLWKSYDSFKEFSKLSTWMYRVAMNTAIYHLKKSQRNIGTTSIDPMAERITEQQDHSEEEKLQLLHDQIQQLNLLEKGIILLFLEGKSHDEIAEIIGITKTNVGTKISRIKKKLKSRLTKN, from the coding sequence ATGAATAAAAAAGAACATTTTACCAAAGCGATTAAAGAACATGAAGGCCTGATTTATAAAGTGACTTTTCTGTATACCGATAGTCTGCAGGACCGGGAAGATCTTTATCAGGAAATTGTTTTTCAACTTTGGAAATCTTACGACAGCTTCAAGGAATTTTCCAAATTAAGCACCTGGATGTACCGGGTGGCCATGAATACCGCGATCTATCATTTGAAAAAGAGTCAGAGAAACATAGGAACTACCAGTATTGATCCTATGGCAGAAAGAATTACGGAGCAGCAGGATCATTCAGAAGAAGAAAAACTACAGTTGCTCCACGATCAAATTCAACAATTAAACCTCCTGGAAAAAGGTATTATCCTGTTGTTCCTCGAAGGAAAGAGTCATGATGAAATTGCAGAAATCATAGGAATCACAAAAACGAACGTTGGAACCAAAATTTCAAGGATCAAGAAAAAATTGAAATCCCGACTAACTAAAAACTAA
- a CDS encoding STAS domain-containing protein encodes MKNMHLHVKEMNNQLQLKGRLTGDNIKVIQIRLKTLFNFSEQLIIDLTGLSRIEPEGIYKLQRLKAEAKEMDKKLFLMSVRNKRVEKSFRTLDLQELLDIAV; translated from the coding sequence ATGAAAAACATGCATCTACACGTCAAGGAAATGAACAACCAGTTACAGCTGAAGGGGCGGCTTACCGGCGACAATATCAAAGTGATACAGATCCGCCTGAAAACACTCTTCAATTTTTCAGAACAACTCATTATCGATCTTACCGGTCTGAGCCGGATTGAACCGGAAGGCATCTATAAATTGCAACGATTAAAAGCGGAAGCGAAAGAAATGGATAAGAAACTGTTCCTGATGAGCGTACGGAATAAGAGAGTGGAAAAATCTTTCCGAACGCTTGATCTTCAGGAGCTTCTGGATATCGCAGTGTGA
- a CDS encoding gliding motility-associated C-terminal domain-containing protein, with the protein MNTLKAIFVFTSLPRIFRIVFLVILVLTAENIQASSYSEAMEKETNNGKNPHSLSEEEKQLNLLIYKIPNDADSDGLTDFEEAILGTDPENPDTDYDGINDGEEFHKNTDPLNACDPDADNAHCDQDGDGLTNSEEISAGTDPQQADTDGDGLEDGEELAQGSDPLDACDPGCETGSMAETMEMEEVIDVAVKNQLISPNGDGKNDTLEIKNLEQCTKSKVQIFNRWGILVWESDSYNSGKICFDGRANAKMAGTQTDFLPAGTYFYLIEYWDKTKAKHTKTGYIYLNW; encoded by the coding sequence ATGAATACTCTAAAGGCCATTTTCGTATTCACCTCTTTACCCAGAATTTTCCGGATAGTCTTCCTGGTAATCTTGGTGCTTACTGCGGAAAACATCCAGGCTTCTTCTTATTCTGAGGCTATGGAAAAAGAAACGAATAATGGTAAAAATCCTCATTCTCTTTCCGAAGAAGAAAAACAACTGAATTTACTAATCTATAAAATCCCGAACGATGCTGATTCTGATGGCCTTACTGATTTTGAGGAAGCGATTTTAGGAACCGATCCTGAAAATCCTGATACCGATTACGACGGGATTAATGACGGCGAGGAATTTCATAAAAATACCGACCCGTTGAATGCCTGTGATCCAGATGCTGATAATGCCCATTGTGACCAGGATGGTGACGGTCTTACCAATTCTGAAGAGATCAGCGCGGGAACCGACCCACAGCAGGCAGATACCGATGGGGATGGTCTGGAGGATGGAGAAGAGCTCGCTCAGGGAAGTGATCCGTTGGATGCTTGCGATCCAGGCTGTGAAACCGGCAGTATGGCAGAAACCATGGAAATGGAAGAAGTGATCGATGTGGCCGTTAAGAACCAATTGATCTCCCCAAATGGAGACGGTAAAAACGACACACTGGAAATCAAAAATCTGGAGCAGTGCACCAAAAGCAAAGTGCAGATCTTTAATCGATGGGGAATTCTGGTATGGGAATCAGATTCTTATAACTCCGGTAAAATTTGTTTTGACGGGAGAGCCAATGCGAAAATGGCAGGAACCCAGACCGACTTTTTACCCGCAGGCACCTATTTCTACCTCATTGAATACTGGGATAAAACCAAGGCTAAACATACTAAAACCGGTTATATCTACCTCAACTGGTAA
- a CDS encoding PorP/SprF family type IX secretion system membrane protein, with the protein MKKQSLIIALLTGFLAFSQQDSQFTQYVYNTVSFNPGYTGSRGVPTLTGMYRNQWMGMEGAPVTQSFNFHGPVGERVGTGLMVMHDKIGPVRETYIDGLFSYKIRLKRGGNLSFGLKGGLHFFNVDYSRLANYEDDPEMINKYWNKKVSPNFGVGMYYYTDDFYVGISLPNILETRHFDGESVSQAKEMKNFYLMSGYVFEIEPDWHLKPSLLLKWVRGAPMQLDVAATAWFRKRFSLGASYRWDAAYSILSGFQLTENLLVGLSYDKEVTDLGNTQYNDGSLEVLLRFDMFRGRGYQSQRLF; encoded by the coding sequence ATGAAAAAACAAAGTCTCATTATTGCCCTGCTAACTGGTTTCCTGGCCTTTTCGCAACAGGATTCCCAGTTCACTCAGTACGTTTACAATACGGTGAGTTTTAACCCGGGTTATACCGGTAGCCGGGGTGTTCCAACGCTCACGGGGATGTATCGTAACCAATGGATGGGTATGGAAGGCGCGCCGGTGACGCAAAGTTTTAATTTTCATGGCCCCGTTGGAGAGCGGGTAGGAACGGGCTTAATGGTCATGCATGATAAGATTGGCCCGGTCCGGGAAACGTATATTGATGGTCTTTTTTCATACAAAATCCGGTTGAAAAGGGGCGGAAACCTGTCTTTTGGTCTTAAAGGCGGATTGCATTTCTTCAACGTGGATTACAGCAGACTCGCCAATTACGAAGATGATCCCGAAATGATCAATAAATACTGGAACAAAAAGGTTTCGCCAAATTTTGGGGTGGGAATGTATTATTATACCGATGATTTTTACGTCGGAATATCACTTCCCAACATCCTGGAAACACGACATTTTGATGGAGAATCTGTCTCCCAGGCAAAAGAAATGAAGAACTTTTACCTGATGTCTGGCTATGTTTTTGAAATTGAACCCGACTGGCATCTCAAACCATCCCTGCTTCTAAAGTGGGTTCGCGGTGCGCCTATGCAACTGGATGTCGCAGCAACGGCCTGGTTCAGAAAACGCTTTTCCCTGGGCGCATCTTATCGCTGGGATGCGGCCTATAGTATTTTAAGCGGATTCCAGCTTACTGAAAATTTACTCGTTGGGCTTTCTTATGATAAGGAGGTGACCGATCTGGGCAATACACAATATAATGATGGCTCTCTGGAAGTGCTTCTTCGGTTTGATATGTTCCGCGGAAGGGGCTACCAGAGCCAGCGACTGTTTTAA
- a CDS encoding alpha/beta hydrolase family protein yields MKTIMITLLLIVSIFLNELYAQSIEGTWQGDLEVQPGKTMLFIFEISKDQDELITQLAIPSQGLKELQPASTKLIEKNLIIDASNLGFKFSGNWDKEAGKIHGTFQEGLNSVPLSLSKEENVKQAETPKRPQEPVKPYPYLVEDVKIPNPEENLLLAGTLTLPREFGQNTPVVILISGSGPQDRDESYMGHKPFWVLADYLTRKGIAVLRYDDRGIGESTGNFEKVTTADFSNDVLKIIKYLKSRSDIGNNKIGLIGHSEGAIIAPKVANISEDVSFIIMLAGTGVKGKQVSLQQALDYRNFPVKDEEQYQTYVKKAIDIAASDKDAAAVKNELRSFYQHSEMLASILPATIDKAEFIENLVESRTNPWIRYFYNYDPSVEISKLDVPALALYGSHDTQVPPKYHLEPVEKALQKSHAEKYEVVLMPGLNHLFQESKTGQITEYPQIEQTMSPKILEKIGNWVLHEI; encoded by the coding sequence ATGAAAACCATTATGATTACGTTATTGCTAATAGTATCCATTTTCCTCAATGAGCTATATGCGCAGTCTATTGAAGGAACCTGGCAGGGAGATCTGGAAGTTCAACCCGGTAAAACCATGCTTTTCATCTTCGAAATTTCAAAAGATCAGGATGAACTTATTACCCAACTGGCAATTCCCAGCCAGGGTTTAAAGGAACTTCAGCCGGCGTCCACGAAGCTGATAGAGAAAAACCTGATCATTGACGCTTCTAACCTCGGCTTTAAATTCAGCGGAAATTGGGATAAGGAAGCAGGGAAAATTCACGGTACTTTTCAGGAAGGCCTAAATAGCGTTCCGTTAAGCCTTTCAAAGGAAGAAAATGTAAAGCAAGCAGAAACTCCCAAAAGGCCTCAGGAACCTGTTAAACCGTACCCGTACCTGGTGGAAGATGTAAAAATCCCAAATCCGGAAGAAAATCTTCTACTGGCCGGAACCTTGACCCTACCCCGGGAATTTGGCCAAAATACACCGGTGGTCATATTGATCTCTGGCAGTGGTCCCCAGGATCGCGATGAATCCTATATGGGACATAAACCTTTTTGGGTCCTGGCCGATTATCTTACACGAAAAGGAATCGCGGTCTTACGGTATGATGATCGTGGAATCGGCGAATCGACCGGAAATTTCGAAAAAGTGACCACGGCCGACTTTTCTAATGATGTCCTGAAGATCATCAAATATCTAAAGAGCAGATCAGATATCGGCAATAACAAGATAGGTTTGATAGGCCATAGCGAAGGAGCCATTATCGCTCCCAAGGTGGCAAATATTTCAGAAGATGTTTCCTTTATTATCATGTTAGCGGGCACCGGTGTTAAGGGTAAACAGGTTTCCCTGCAACAGGCCCTGGATTACCGAAATTTCCCGGTCAAGGACGAAGAACAGTATCAAACGTATGTAAAGAAGGCCATTGATATCGCGGCTTCGGATAAAGACGCTGCCGCAGTAAAAAATGAATTGAGGTCCTTCTATCAGCACTCTGAAATGTTAGCCTCCATTCTCCCGGCAACTATCGATAAAGCTGAATTTATTGAAAACCTGGTTGAAAGTAGAACCAATCCGTGGATCCGCTATTTTTACAATTACGATCCATCAGTAGAAATTAGCAAACTGGATGTTCCGGCCTTGGCTTTATACGGAAGTCACGATACCCAGGTGCCACCCAAATACCACCTGGAACCAGTGGAAAAAGCCTTACAAAAAAGCCACGCTGAAAAGTACGAGGTCGTTCTGATGCCCGGTCTCAATCACCTGTTCCAGGAAAGCAAAACCGGCCAGATCACTGAGTACCCGCAGATCGAACAAACTATGAGTCCGAAAATTCTTGAAAAAATTGGTAATTGGGTACTGCATGAAATTTGA